The Juglans regia cultivar Chandler chromosome 16, Walnut 2.0, whole genome shotgun sequence nucleotide sequence AGCGCAACTCGGGACGAGCCGTGTTCACTCGTTGCCGCCATTGCTTCCTGTCTCTTGGCCAATACCTGCTCTCTCACCGAGTTTCCATCCTCCGAGTCCATAATCTCTCTAACTCGCCTCTCCACCTCGGCCGCGCTCACTAACCCGCCCTCCGACTCATTCATTGGCAAAGCCAGCTTCAACTGTTCCACCAACAATGTCTTGTTGAACCTCTGCTCCGCGTACAGCGGCCACGCCACCATCGGTATGCCAGCGCAAACCGCTTCCAGCATTGAGTTCCACCCACAATGAGTGATGAAACTGCCCACTGCGTCATGACTCAGCACCGCTACCTGTGGTGCCCATTGCTTCACGACGAGCCCCTTCTCCCTAGTGCGATCCAAGAAACTTTCCGGAAGCAAAGAATCCAAGTCTGGGTCTTCATCATATTGTGACGACAACTTACGGCTTTGCTCTTTCATAGGTGGACTGCGCACCACCCACAAGAACCTTTGGCCACTTTTCTCTAGCCCTACGGCTATTTCCTTCAACTGCTCCTTTGAAAACGTACCTAGGCTCCCGAAGCTCAAAAATACAACCTTTCCCCTGGGTTGCGAGTCGAGCCATTTTAAACACTCAACTTGACCTCCAGCACTTTGATCGTTGGACTTGATCACTGGTCCAACACAAAAAATGGGTGGAGTGTGGCCATCCTGGACGCAAATTCCATCGGATAAAGCTTTCAATGCATTTGGCTCAAGAGAGTTAAACGTGTTAACGATGATTCCAGCAGATTTCGGAACGCGGGTAGCAAAATTAAGGATCGAATAATATAGTTCTTTGGTTCTGTCAAGCGTTGGCTCCGGCATATGGGACGAGGGGATGGGTGGTAAGCCTGGGGCGTGGAGATGGGTGTTGAGGTCTTTGAAGCTTTTCGTGGTGTTTTTGTGAAGAGTGGGGAAGTAGAGAAGCAAGGCGAGGCAACTTGCGCTGGAGGAAAAGAAATAGTAAGTTGGGATATGGAGGGAAGTGCCGACTTCGAGAGCGGGAGTACAGAAGCTGTCGATAACGAAAGCACGGAtggaggaaaagagagagatagaaaggAGGGTGGTTTGGACCTGAGGGGTGGTGAGGTTGATGTGCTCAAGAACAAGGGCTTCCATGGAGGGGAAGGAGGCGGGATGGAGTGGGGGAGACGGGTCGGGGAGGTGATGGAAGATGATGGAAGGGGTGGTGGCGGAGACGGAGGCGATGTAGGTGGAGGCGGAGCCAAGGTTGATGGGTGGAGAAGTGATGAGGATGTGGACGGATAATGGAGAATTAgaagggtggtggtggtggatgaGGATTAGCTGAGCAAGCTCCACCATGGAGATAAGGTGACCCATGTTGGGCGGTGGATACAGCACTATGGCCTCCATTGATGTGTGAAGGAGaatgcagagagagagacacaggAACAGGTATATACATAGCCATGTGAGCGTTACTTTTCTGACACTCCAACACCACCCAACTTTCCGCGACAAAAgatactcttttttatttttattatggtgATTTTGTACCACCGcttatacatttaatttttttctcaaatgg carries:
- the LOC109004492 gene encoding UDP-glycosyltransferase 88A1-like — translated: MEAIVLYPPPNMGHLISMVELAQLILIHHHHPSNSPLSVHILITSPPINLGSASTYIASVSATTPSIIFHHLPDPSPPLHPASFPSMEALVLEHINLTTPQVQTTLLSISLFSSIRAFVIDSFCTPALEVGTSLHIPTYYFFSSSASCLALLLYFPTLHKNTTKSFKDLNTHLHAPGLPPIPSSHMPEPTLDRTKELYYSILNFATRVPKSAGIIVNTFNSLEPNALKALSDGICVQDGHTPPIFCVGPVIKSNDQSAGGQVECLKWLDSQPRGKVVFLSFGSLGTFSKEQLKEIAVGLEKSGQRFLWVVRSPPMKEQSRKLSSQYDEDPDLDSLLPESFLDRTREKGLVVKQWAPQVAVLSHDAVGSFITHCGWNSMLEAVCAGIPMVAWPLYAEQRFNKTLLVEQLKLALPMNESEGGLVSAAEVERRVREIMDSEDGNSVREQVLAKRQEAMAATSEHGSSRVALAKFVESAKR